One region of Permianibacter fluminis genomic DNA includes:
- a CDS encoding CheR family methyltransferase, with product MRFCELLQQRSGIVLGDSKQYLVTSRLSQLMREHQLTTLSELVDRLQRSQPMGLLQQVIDAMTTNETMWFRDAYPFDVLRKDIFPNHPGPGQLSIWCAACSSGQEPYSIAMTAEEYRAEPKSRLFPGVRIVATDISAQMLQAAKEGAYDSLAVARGLSPERKKKFFDELPGGRWQVKAALKTAISFQSMNLLSMPYSVGPFDVIFCRNVLIYFSPQVKQQVLAALTARLKKGGILFLGGSESLGELSERFEMIRCSPGIMYRLK from the coding sequence TTGCGCTTCTGTGAGCTATTGCAACAACGCAGTGGCATTGTCCTCGGCGACAGCAAGCAGTATCTAGTGACCAGTCGGCTCAGTCAGCTGATGCGCGAGCATCAGTTGACGACCTTGTCGGAGCTGGTTGACCGCCTGCAGCGCTCGCAGCCGATGGGGCTGTTGCAGCAAGTCATCGATGCGATGACCACCAACGAGACCATGTGGTTTCGCGATGCCTATCCGTTTGATGTCCTGCGCAAGGACATCTTCCCGAATCATCCCGGTCCCGGCCAGTTGTCGATCTGGTGTGCGGCCTGTTCCAGTGGTCAGGAACCCTATTCCATTGCGATGACGGCCGAAGAGTATCGCGCCGAGCCGAAGTCGCGGTTGTTTCCTGGTGTGCGTATCGTTGCAACCGACATTTCTGCCCAGATGCTGCAGGCCGCCAAGGAAGGCGCTTACGACAGTCTGGCGGTGGCGCGCGGATTGTCGCCGGAACGCAAGAAGAAGTTCTTTGATGAGTTGCCCGGTGGCCGCTGGCAAGTCAAGGCAGCGCTGAAAACTGCCATCAGTTTCCAATCAATGAACCTGCTCAGCATGCCGTACTCGGTCGGCCCGTTCGACGTGATTTTCTGCCGCAATGTCTTGATCTACTTTTCCCCGCAGGTAAAGCAGCAGGTATTGGCCGCCTTGACTGCCCGGTTGAAAAAGGGCGGCATTTTGTTCCTCGGCGGCTCCGAGTCGCTCGGCGAGTTGTCCGAGCGGTTTGAAATGATCCGCTGCAGCCCCGGCATCATGTATCGCCTGAAGTAA
- a CDS encoding chemotaxis protein CheV: MAGILDTVNQRTQMVGQNRLELLLFRLGGKQRYGINVFKVREVLQCPSLTQLPHRHPVVRGVAHIRGNTISVIDMSMAIGGPPLANLEGSFIIIAEYNRAVQGFLVSSVERIINTNWSDMHPPPKGSGSNTYLTAVTEIDKQLVEIIDVEKILSEISPQSTQVSQAVLDKASDKSMTERAVLIADDSVVARNQIKKTVEQLGYRCVMAKDGAEALQILKDTAAKGLSIANEFVMMISDIEMPEMDGYTLTAEVRGDPALKDLYILLHTSLSGVFNRAMVAKVGADDFIPKFNPDELASAVQRRVESANKS; this comes from the coding sequence ATGGCTGGCATATTGGACACCGTTAACCAGCGCACCCAGATGGTCGGACAAAACCGTCTGGAATTGCTGCTGTTTCGATTGGGCGGCAAACAGCGTTACGGCATCAACGTGTTCAAGGTGCGGGAAGTGTTGCAATGCCCGTCGCTGACCCAGTTGCCGCATCGGCATCCGGTGGTGCGCGGTGTTGCCCATATTCGCGGCAATACCATTTCCGTCATCGACATGAGCATGGCTATCGGTGGGCCGCCGCTGGCCAATCTGGAAGGCAGTTTCATCATCATTGCCGAATACAACCGGGCGGTGCAGGGCTTTCTGGTCAGTTCGGTTGAACGCATCATCAATACCAATTGGTCGGATATGCATCCGCCGCCGAAAGGTTCCGGCAGCAATACCTATTTGACCGCGGTAACCGAGATCGACAAGCAGCTCGTTGAAATTATCGACGTCGAAAAAATCCTGTCGGAAATTTCGCCGCAATCGACCCAGGTCAGTCAGGCGGTGCTGGACAAGGCCTCCGACAAGTCGATGACCGAGCGGGCGGTGTTGATTGCCGACGATTCGGTGGTGGCGCGCAACCAGATCAAGAAAACGGTCGAGCAGCTGGGCTATCGCTGCGTGATGGCAAAAGACGGCGCCGAAGCTCTGCAGATTCTGAAAGACACGGCGGCGAAAGGTCTCAGCATTGCCAACGAGTTTGTCATGATGATCTCCGACATTGAAATGCCGGAGATGGACGGTTACACGCTGACCGCCGAAGTGCGCGGCGATCCGGCATTGAAAGACTTGTACATCCTGTTGCACACGTCATTGTCTGGCGTGTTCAACCGGGCCATGGTGGCCAAAGTTGGCGCGGATGATTTTATTCCGAAATTCAATCCGGATGAGCTGGCCAGCGCGGTGCAGCGCCGGGTCGAATCAGCCAATAAATCTTAA
- the flgA gene encoding flagellar basal body P-ring formation chaperone FlgA, with amino-acid sequence MKLRNAFSLLAFLVICTAQADVAPVLKTFPADVTSLQQTARQFLAGKLPPATAEDEREITLAEPDARLQLAACAQPLEGFWPANARQSGSTVVGVRCVGTPGWQVFLPVRIQEWVTVVVASRPLRPGERLLAADLQLQRVSRDQLRGNPYRDPAALVGSVTRQAIAAGQTLSDQQTCQVCKGDSVDISAADSGFKVVVKGVAEGWGNSGDRIPVRNLGSRRTIRAEVVTAGQVRVSL; translated from the coding sequence ATGAAATTGCGTAATGCATTCAGTCTGCTGGCATTTCTTGTCATCTGCACGGCGCAGGCCGATGTTGCGCCGGTGCTAAAAACCTTTCCGGCCGATGTCACCAGCCTGCAGCAAACTGCCCGGCAATTTCTTGCCGGCAAGCTGCCACCGGCAACGGCCGAAGACGAACGGGAAATCACACTGGCCGAGCCTGATGCCCGGCTGCAACTGGCCGCCTGCGCCCAGCCATTGGAAGGTTTCTGGCCTGCCAATGCCCGCCAATCCGGCAGCACGGTGGTCGGCGTCCGCTGCGTCGGCACGCCCGGCTGGCAGGTGTTCTTGCCGGTGCGGATTCAGGAATGGGTCACCGTAGTGGTGGCCAGCCGGCCGCTGCGCCCCGGCGAGCGACTGCTGGCGGCCGACCTCCAGCTCCAGCGGGTCAGCCGCGACCAGCTGCGTGGCAATCCGTATCGCGACCCGGCGGCCCTGGTCGGCTCGGTGACCCGGCAGGCCATCGCCGCCGGCCAGACCCTGAGCGACCAGCAGACCTGCCAGGTCTGCAAGGGCGACAGCGTCGACATTTCCGCCGCGGACAGCGGCTTCAAGGTGGTGGTAAAGGGTGTGGCCGAAGGCTGGGGCAATAGCGGCGACCGTATCCCGGTACGCAACCTCGGCAGTCGCCGAACCATCCGGGCCGAAGTCGTCACGGCCGGCCAGGTTCGGGTCAGCCTGTAG
- the flgM gene encoding flagellar biosynthesis anti-sigma factor FlgM: MDIKQLGLAKPGTAGQPAVEGRRAEKAGTAAAPAAAPATVRSTPEVEVSAEAKAIGAALNQVATQPEVDQAKVARIKAAIDEGRYTVSAERLAGKMIRFEEGFGEVNGRSESNRGETSKDQR, from the coding sequence ATGGATATCAAACAACTGGGTCTTGCCAAACCGGGTACTGCGGGCCAGCCCGCCGTCGAGGGTCGCCGCGCTGAAAAAGCCGGGACCGCCGCCGCGCCTGCTGCGGCGCCGGCCACCGTTCGCAGCACACCGGAAGTGGAAGTGTCGGCCGAGGCCAAAGCCATTGGCGCGGCGCTGAATCAGGTCGCCACCCAGCCGGAAGTCGATCAGGCCAAGGTCGCCCGCATCAAAGCCGCCATCGACGAGGGCCGTTACACCGTTTCGGCGGAACGACTGGCCGGCAAAATGATTCGCTTTGAGGAAGGCTTTGGCGAAGTGAACGGTCGTAGCGAAAGCAATCGCGGCGAAACCAGCAAGGATCAACGCTAA
- a CDS encoding flagella synthesis protein FlgN has translation MPTLAEQLQTALRQETAVAQRLYEVMAQEQSALQRMDSASIQALAQEKSRLLAALDQQLLARQKLVPNHQVEGAVDALINTFPAAIANPLQQAVDQLRELLFRCHNQNEINGRIISASRRSVERSLSLIRGHQPDAVLYTQNGGATRMGPNRRFASA, from the coding sequence ATGCCGACACTTGCCGAACAATTACAGACCGCGCTCCGTCAGGAAACCGCCGTCGCCCAACGTCTCTATGAGGTGATGGCGCAGGAACAATCGGCCTTGCAGCGAATGGACAGCGCCTCGATACAGGCACTGGCGCAGGAAAAATCCCGCTTGCTCGCTGCGCTCGATCAACAACTGCTGGCCCGGCAGAAACTGGTGCCGAACCATCAGGTCGAAGGCGCCGTCGATGCCTTGATCAACACCTTTCCGGCCGCGATCGCCAATCCGCTGCAGCAGGCGGTTGATCAACTGCGCGAGCTGCTGTTTCGCTGCCACAACCAGAATGAAATCAATGGCCGCATCATCAGCGCCAGCCGGCGCAGCGTGGAGCGTTCGCTGAGCCTGATCCGCGGTCACCAACCGGATGCGGTGTTGTACACCCAAAATGGCGGCGCAACCCGGATGGGGCCCAACCGGCGGTTTGCCTCGGCCTGA
- the pepN gene encoding aminopeptidase N, with protein sequence MAKGNQQPKQPKFRKDYRASDYLIDQVTMTVDLYESHAEIYSQLHIRTNPAVPAPASSLCLDGEELALKSIAIDGQPLPASRYEQDEDSLTLHDLPAQFLLETVVHIAPQNNTRLEGLYKSGGKFCTQCEAEGFRRITFFLDRPDVLATYDVTVRAEQAKYPHLLSNGNPAGQGELDGGRHFARWLDPFPKPCYLFALVAGDFDLLADQFITTSGRKVDLKIYVDKGKLDQCAHAMASVKNSMRWDEQKYGREYDLDIYQIVAVSDFNMGAMENKGLNIFNTKYVLANRETATDTDYEGVESVIGHEYFHNWTGNRVTCRDWFQLSLKEGLTVFRDQQFSADMGSPTVKRMDDVRVMRTAQFSEDGGPMAHPIRPDSYVEMNNFYTVTVYNKGAEVIRMLHTLLGEQGFRKGMDLYFQRHDGQAVTCDDFVQAHADANAVDLTQFQRWYSQAGTPTVAVSDDFDAEKNEYHLTLKQHCAPTPGQPQKEPFLIPFRIGLLDEQGNELALDWQQGTQRSQSAVLPFAAAEQTFVFRGVSSRPLPSLLRDFSAPVKLEFGYRDEQLAFLLQHDSNLFNRWDASQTLASRVLLQLAADFRASKALTLPTILAEALRAVLRDDAVDNAVRARILQLPDIAYLQEQVEIVDIDALVAAQRFLRRQLAQSLYADLLACQQRHRGAGGTDGAAIGKRALANACLALLIDSDRSEAYALAEQQARDADNMTDRFAAVKALAHSAAPQRLMVLNAFAERFKDQALVMDKWFAVQASAPIASVLDDIRRLETHPAFDARNPNKIRALWLAFSHGNPSEFHRADGSGYQFIAERVARLNDSNPQVAARLVSCFNRWKKFDDQRQRLMLAQLKALLGKSGLSADVFEIVSKSVAA encoded by the coding sequence ATGGCCAAAGGCAACCAACAGCCCAAACAGCCGAAATTCCGCAAGGATTACCGTGCCAGCGATTACCTGATCGATCAGGTCACCATGACCGTCGATCTGTACGAAAGCCACGCCGAGATCTACAGCCAGCTCCATATAAGGACCAACCCGGCAGTGCCGGCGCCGGCGTCCAGCCTGTGCCTGGACGGTGAGGAGCTGGCCCTGAAGTCCATCGCCATCGATGGTCAGCCGCTGCCGGCTTCGCGCTATGAGCAGGACGAGGACTCGCTGACCTTGCACGATCTGCCGGCGCAGTTCCTGCTGGAAACGGTGGTGCACATCGCGCCGCAGAACAACACCCGGCTGGAAGGGCTGTACAAATCCGGCGGCAAGTTTTGCACCCAGTGCGAGGCCGAGGGCTTTCGCCGCATCACGTTTTTCCTGGACCGGCCCGATGTGCTGGCGACCTATGACGTGACCGTGCGCGCCGAGCAGGCGAAATATCCGCATCTGCTCAGCAATGGCAATCCGGCCGGGCAGGGCGAGCTGGACGGCGGTCGGCATTTTGCCCGCTGGCTGGATCCGTTTCCGAAGCCTTGTTATCTGTTCGCGCTGGTCGCCGGTGATTTTGATTTGCTCGCCGATCAGTTCATCACTACGTCCGGTCGCAAGGTTGATCTGAAAATCTATGTCGACAAAGGCAAACTCGATCAGTGCGCGCACGCCATGGCGTCGGTCAAGAATTCGATGCGCTGGGACGAACAGAAATACGGACGCGAATACGATCTGGATATCTACCAGATTGTCGCGGTATCCGATTTCAATATGGGCGCGATGGAAAACAAGGGCCTGAACATTTTCAACACCAAGTATGTGCTGGCCAATCGCGAGACCGCGACCGATACCGATTATGAAGGCGTCGAGAGTGTCATTGGTCACGAATACTTCCACAACTGGACCGGCAACCGGGTCACCTGTCGCGACTGGTTTCAGTTGTCATTGAAAGAAGGGTTGACCGTTTTTCGCGATCAGCAATTCTCGGCTGACATGGGTTCGCCAACGGTCAAGCGGATGGACGATGTCCGGGTCATGCGCACGGCGCAGTTCTCCGAAGACGGCGGCCCGATGGCGCATCCGATTCGGCCCGACAGCTACGTCGAGATGAACAACTTCTACACCGTCACCGTCTACAACAAGGGTGCGGAAGTGATTCGCATGTTGCACACCCTGCTCGGTGAGCAGGGCTTCCGCAAGGGTATGGATTTGTATTTCCAGCGCCATGACGGCCAGGCTGTGACCTGTGATGATTTTGTTCAGGCCCATGCCGATGCCAATGCGGTGGATTTGACTCAGTTCCAGCGTTGGTATAGTCAGGCCGGCACGCCGACCGTCGCGGTCAGTGATGATTTTGATGCCGAAAAAAACGAATACCATCTGACCCTGAAACAGCATTGCGCGCCGACACCGGGACAGCCGCAGAAAGAACCGTTCCTGATTCCGTTCCGGATTGGCTTGCTGGATGAGCAAGGTAATGAACTGGCGCTGGATTGGCAGCAGGGGACACAGCGCAGCCAGAGCGCGGTATTGCCATTTGCTGCCGCCGAACAAACCTTTGTTTTCCGTGGAGTAAGCAGTCGGCCGCTACCGTCATTGCTGCGCGACTTCTCGGCGCCAGTCAAGCTGGAATTCGGCTATCGCGACGAACAGCTGGCGTTTCTGCTGCAACATGACAGCAATTTGTTCAATCGCTGGGACGCCAGCCAGACGCTGGCGAGCCGCGTGCTGTTGCAGTTGGCCGCCGATTTTCGCGCCAGCAAGGCGCTGACGCTGCCAACCATTCTGGCCGAAGCACTTCGTGCCGTGTTGCGCGATGACGCCGTCGACAATGCCGTGCGCGCGCGCATCTTGCAGTTGCCGGATATCGCCTATCTGCAGGAGCAGGTCGAGATTGTCGATATCGACGCGCTGGTTGCGGCACAACGTTTCCTGCGCCGGCAGCTGGCGCAAAGCCTTTATGCCGATCTTTTGGCTTGCCAACAGCGCCATCGCGGTGCCGGTGGTACCGACGGCGCGGCGATTGGCAAACGGGCGCTGGCCAATGCCTGTCTGGCGCTGTTGATCGACAGCGATCGCAGCGAAGCCTACGCGCTGGCCGAACAACAGGCACGTGATGCCGACAACATGACCGACCGCTTTGCTGCGGTCAAAGCGCTGGCGCACAGCGCTGCTCCGCAGCGACTGATGGTTTTGAACGCGTTCGCTGAGCGGTTCAAGGACCAAGCCTTGGTCATGGACAAATGGTTTGCCGTGCAGGCCAGTGCGCCCATTGCCAGTGTGCTGGATGATATTCGCCGGCTGGAAACGCATCCGGCGTTCGATGCCCGCAACCCCAACAAGATTCGCGCCTTGTGGTTGGCGTTCTCGCATGGCAATCCGAGCGAGTTCCACCGCGCCGATGGCTCGGGTTATCAGTTCATTGCCGAGCGGGTGGCCCGGTTGAATGACAGTAACCCGCAGGTGGCGGCGCGGCTGGTCAGTTGTTTCAATCGCTGGAAGAAATTTGATGATCAGCGTCAACGCCTGATGCTGGCGCAATTGAAGGCACTGCTTGGCAAGTCGGGATTGTCGGCCGATGTGTTCGAGATTGTCAGCAAGTCGGTGGCGGCTTAG
- the pdhA gene encoding pyruvate dehydrogenase (acetyl-transferring) E1 component subunit alpha, producing MSTTPVAKFAIERVQYLDPTGKPLTKNLPDFAKDKDLLRSMYRNMVRLRTFDAKAYALQRTGNMGTYPASLGQEAIGIGYGTALKKEDVLVPYYRSTGGLLMHGVSMLEIFLYWGGDERGSDFKVAREDFPIAVPIATQCLHATGVATALKYRKQQRAVVTEIGEGGTSEGDFYEAINVAGIWNLGVVFFINNNQWAISVPSEIQTNCETYAQKGIAAGIESIQVDGNDILAVYDVSKKALEKARAGKGATLIEAVSYRLCDHTTADDASRYRSKDELEKGWDSEPVKRLRAYLESLKAWSDADEEALQKELAAEIEAAVHAYKTFPAPKPEDMFDTLFAELPKHIQQQRAEAIARGAKHVGGHH from the coding sequence TTGTCGACGACCCCCGTCGCGAAGTTCGCCATTGAACGCGTCCAGTACCTGGACCCGACTGGCAAACCGCTTACCAAAAACCTGCCTGATTTCGCCAAAGACAAAGATTTGTTGCGCTCGATGTATCGCAACATGGTCCGTCTGCGCACCTTCGACGCCAAAGCCTACGCGCTGCAGCGTACCGGCAACATGGGCACCTACCCGGCGTCATTGGGCCAGGAAGCCATCGGCATCGGTTACGGCACGGCACTGAAAAAAGAAGACGTGCTGGTGCCCTACTACCGCTCAACCGGCGGTCTGCTGATGCACGGCGTCTCGATGCTGGAAATTTTCCTGTACTGGGGCGGTGACGAGCGCGGTTCCGACTTCAAGGTCGCGCGCGAAGACTTCCCGATTGCGGTGCCAATTGCCACCCAATGCCTGCACGCTACCGGTGTTGCAACAGCGCTCAAATACCGCAAGCAACAGCGCGCTGTGGTGACTGAAATTGGCGAAGGCGGCACCTCAGAAGGCGACTTCTACGAAGCCATCAACGTTGCCGGTATCTGGAATCTGGGTGTGGTGTTCTTCATCAACAACAACCAGTGGGCCATTTCGGTACCGTCGGAAATTCAGACCAACTGCGAAACCTACGCGCAGAAAGGTATCGCGGCTGGCATCGAAAGCATTCAGGTTGACGGCAACGACATTCTGGCCGTTTACGACGTGTCCAAGAAAGCGCTTGAAAAAGCCCGTGCTGGCAAAGGCGCGACGCTGATCGAAGCGGTGTCATATCGCCTTTGCGACCACACCACCGCTGATGACGCCTCCCGTTACCGTTCAAAAGACGAGCTGGAAAAAGGCTGGGACAGCGAGCCAGTCAAGCGCCTGCGTGCTTACCTCGAATCGCTAAAAGCCTGGAGCGATGCCGACGAAGAAGCGCTGCAAAAAGAACTGGCGGCGGAAATCGAAGCCGCTGTGCACGCCTACAAAACGTTCCCGGCACCGAAGCCTGAAGACATGTTCGACACGCTGTTCGCCGAACTGCCGAAACACATCCAGCAACAACGTGCGGAAGCCATTGCTCGTGGCGCCAAGCATGTTGGCGGTCATCATTAA
- a CDS encoding alpha-ketoacid dehydrogenase subunit beta, producing MAAITLIEAVNLALAHELKRDNDVVVLGEDVGVNGGVFRATNGLAQKFGKDRVIDTPLAESMIAGLAIGMAAQGMKPVAEMQFEAFMMPAYDMIYNHMARMRLRTRGRITLPMVIRAPWGGGIHAPEHHSDSPEAQCAHIPGLKVVIPSNPSRAYGLLLAAIRDPDPVLFFEPKRVYRIVKHEIEDNGEEYPLGTCFVDREGTDITLVSWGAMMHETLIAADKLKLEGISAEVIDVATISPLDIDTILESVAKTGRLCIVCEAPRSGSWASEIAAQVAENGLFNLLAPIGRVTGYDTTMPYYKLEKQFMPSVDRILEEARRLLEYK from the coding sequence ATGGCTGCCATTACTCTGATTGAAGCGGTAAATCTTGCGCTCGCCCACGAGCTGAAGCGCGACAACGATGTGGTTGTGCTCGGTGAAGACGTTGGCGTCAACGGCGGCGTGTTCCGCGCCACCAACGGTCTGGCCCAGAAGTTCGGCAAGGACCGCGTCATCGACACGCCACTGGCCGAATCGATGATCGCCGGCTTGGCGATTGGCATGGCCGCGCAAGGCATGAAGCCGGTTGCTGAAATGCAATTCGAAGCCTTCATGATGCCGGCTTACGACATGATTTATAACCACATGGCCCGGATGCGCCTGCGCACTCGCGGTCGCATCACGTTGCCGATGGTCATTCGGGCACCGTGGGGCGGTGGCATTCACGCGCCGGAACACCACAGCGATTCGCCGGAAGCGCAATGCGCGCATATTCCGGGCCTGAAAGTGGTGATCCCGTCGAACCCGTCGCGTGCTTATGGTTTGCTGCTGGCCGCGATTCGTGATCCGGATCCGGTGCTGTTCTTTGAACCGAAGCGCGTCTACCGTATCGTCAAGCACGAGATCGAAGACAACGGCGAAGAATATCCGCTCGGCACCTGCTTTGTGGACCGTGAAGGTACTGACATCACCCTGGTCAGCTGGGGCGCGATGATGCATGAAACGCTGATCGCCGCCGACAAACTGAAGCTTGAAGGCATCAGTGCCGAGGTGATCGACGTGGCCACCATTTCGCCACTCGATATCGACACCATTCTGGAATCGGTCGCCAAGACCGGTCGCCTGTGCATCGTCTGTGAAGCACCGCGCTCGGGTTCCTGGGCTTCGGAAATTGCCGCGCAAGTGGCCGAAAATGGCCTCTTTAACTTGCTCGCCCCGATCGGCCGCGTCACCGGTTACGACACCACCATGCCGTACTACAAACTGGAAAAGCAGTTCATGCCGAGCGTGGATCGCATTCTGGAAGAAGCCCGCCGCTTGCTGGAGTACAAGTGA
- a CDS encoding 2-oxo acid dehydrogenase subunit E2: MSFVFELPDLGEGLPDATIVKWLIKEGDTVKVDQPIAEMETAKAVVEVPSPVNGVILKLHGKAGDVIITHAPLVTFGNAGEKLAAAPAAAPAPSQSVPSASASMHSQVAAGIPAAPASGGGEVFLLPDLGEGLPDATIVKWLVKEGDTVKVDQPIAEMETAKAVVEVPSPFNGVIAKLHGKAGDVIITHAPLVTFGGSAVGGSAAAVPAPSKKDEAPADAGTVVGAVQVGNTIVAETSDAVVKALAKKLGVDLNQVKGTGAGGKISQADVKSAAAGGLAKSMALAAAPVATSTNNPLAFRASPAVRKLANELGVDLSRCNSSGPKGTITRDDVKSASTGASAPVAARTTAATAVAAPAVGARLPTVTVQVKPEAVRGVRRAMAQAMTLSHQTVVPVTLMEDANISKWKKGEDSLARYIRALCAAAKVEPALNAWFDGANMERLLHPNVNVGIAVDTPDGLYVPVVSEAQAKSNAELRADVETLRKKIADKAIKPTDLSGATITLSNYGSIAGRYGTPIVSPPQVAILGCGRFRNELKLTDKGIENAKMLPLSLSFDHRACTGGEGARFLAAVIADLEKPE; this comes from the coding sequence ATGAGCTTTGTTTTCGAGTTGCCCGATCTGGGTGAAGGCCTGCCGGATGCGACCATTGTCAAATGGCTCATCAAAGAAGGCGACACCGTCAAAGTCGATCAACCGATCGCGGAAATGGAAACCGCCAAAGCCGTGGTGGAAGTGCCGTCGCCGGTCAACGGTGTGATTCTGAAACTGCACGGCAAAGCCGGTGATGTGATCATCACCCACGCTCCGCTCGTTACCTTTGGCAATGCCGGTGAAAAGCTGGCTGCCGCACCTGCCGCAGCTCCGGCACCGAGCCAATCAGTACCGAGCGCATCGGCCTCGATGCATTCGCAAGTGGCTGCCGGCATTCCGGCGGCACCGGCAAGCGGCGGCGGTGAAGTATTTCTGCTGCCGGATCTCGGTGAAGGCCTGCCGGACGCCACCATCGTCAAATGGCTGGTAAAAGAAGGCGACACCGTCAAAGTCGATCAACCGATCGCCGAAATGGAAACGGCGAAAGCGGTAGTCGAAGTGCCGTCGCCGTTCAATGGCGTCATTGCCAAACTGCACGGCAAAGCCGGTGATGTGATTATCACCCATGCGCCGCTAGTTACGTTCGGCGGTTCGGCTGTCGGTGGTTCAGCTGCTGCTGTGCCGGCGCCCAGCAAAAAAGACGAAGCACCTGCGGATGCCGGCACGGTTGTCGGCGCGGTGCAAGTCGGCAACACCATCGTTGCCGAAACCAGCGATGCGGTGGTCAAAGCGCTGGCGAAAAAACTCGGCGTCGATCTGAATCAGGTCAAAGGTACTGGCGCTGGCGGCAAAATCAGTCAGGCTGATGTCAAGTCCGCGGCAGCTGGTGGCTTGGCGAAATCGATGGCGCTGGCGGCGGCACCGGTCGCGACATCGACCAACAACCCGCTCGCATTCCGCGCCTCACCTGCTGTGCGCAAATTGGCGAATGAGCTTGGTGTCGATTTGAGCCGCTGCAACAGCAGCGGCCCGAAAGGCACGATTACCCGTGACGATGTGAAGTCGGCTTCAACCGGTGCCTCTGCGCCGGTCGCCGCACGCACAACAGCGGCAACGGCGGTGGCGGCTCCGGCCGTCGGCGCCCGTTTGCCGACCGTTACGGTGCAGGTAAAACCGGAAGCCGTGCGTGGCGTGCGCCGGGCAATGGCGCAGGCAATGACGCTGTCGCATCAGACCGTCGTGCCGGTCACGCTGATGGAAGATGCCAATATCAGCAAGTGGAAAAAAGGCGAAGATTCACTCGCCCGTTATATCCGCGCGCTGTGTGCTGCGGCCAAAGTCGAGCCTGCGCTCAATGCCTGGTTTGATGGCGCCAACATGGAGCGGCTGCTGCACCCGAACGTCAATGTCGGTATCGCCGTTGATACCCCGGATGGTTTGTATGTGCCGGTCGTCAGTGAGGCGCAGGCCAAATCGAACGCAGAACTGCGCGCCGATGTTGAAACCCTGCGCAAGAAAATCGCCGACAAGGCCATCAAGCCGACCGATCTCAGCGGCGCCACGATCACGCTGTCGAACTACGGTTCGATCGCCGGTCGCTACGGCACGCCGATTGTGTCGCCTCCGCAAGTGGCGATTCTGGGCTGCGGCCGCTTCCGCAACGAGCTGAAACTGACTGACAAAGGCATCGAGAACGCCAAGATGCTGCCGTTGTCGCTGTCGTTTGACCACCGTGCCTGCACTGGCGGCGAAGGCGCCCGCTTCCTGGCGGCCGTGATCGCCGATCTGGAAAAGCCGGAATAA